The following are encoded in a window of Aerococcus sanguinicola genomic DNA:
- a CDS encoding exodeoxyribonuclease III, whose translation MKFISWNIDSLNAALTSDSNRAQMSRDVLATIQTYEADVIAIQETKLSSKGPTKKHQEALADWFPGYRYAWVSSVEPARKSYAGNMVLFKEALDPIISYPEIQAPDTMDQEGRLITLEFEDFYFNQVYTPNAGNGLKRLADRQVWDQKYADYLASLDEDKPVIATGDYNVAHQEIDLAHPENNRRSAGFTDEERQGFTRLLDRGFTDTFRYLHGDVEGVYSWWAPRVKTSKINNSGWRIDYFLTSDRLKDQVQKSEMIHSGDRQDHTPIYLEVDL comes from the coding sequence ATGAAATTTATTTCTTGGAATATTGATTCGCTGAATGCAGCACTTACGAGTGATTCGAACCGCGCTCAAATGTCCCGGGATGTCTTAGCGACTATCCAGACTTATGAGGCAGATGTTATTGCCATCCAGGAGACCAAGCTATCGAGCAAGGGGCCGACCAAGAAGCACCAGGAAGCCTTGGCTGACTGGTTCCCCGGTTATCGCTATGCCTGGGTTTCATCGGTTGAACCTGCCCGCAAGTCCTATGCTGGCAATATGGTCCTCTTTAAGGAAGCTTTAGATCCTATTATTAGCTATCCCGAAATCCAAGCACCGGATACCATGGACCAGGAAGGCCGGCTGATTACCCTAGAATTTGAAGACTTTTATTTCAACCAAGTCTATACCCCAAATGCAGGGAATGGCCTTAAACGTCTAGCGGACCGTCAAGTTTGGGACCAAAAATATGCCGACTACCTAGCTAGTTTGGATGAAGACAAGCCGGTGATTGCGACGGGAGATTATAATGTCGCCCACCAGGAAATTGACCTGGCCCATCCTGAGAACAACCGACGTTCAGCTGGTTTTACAGATGAAGAACGCCAAGGCTTTACGCGCTTGTTAGACCGCGGCTTTACGGATACCTTCCGCTACCTCCATGGCGATGTGGAAGGGGTCTACTCTTGGTGGGCCCCACGTGTCAAAACCAGTAAAATCAATAATTCTGGTTGGAGGATCGATTACTTCTTGACCAGCGACCGCCTCAAAGACCAGGTCCAAAAATCGGAAATGATTCATTCTGGTGACCGTCAGGACCACACGCCAATTTATCTTGAAGTCGACTTATAG
- a CDS encoding C40 family peptidase yields the protein MTKLKTMVGTSLATTTALLAFAQTASADELYKVNAGDTLSAIANSFGTSVDAIAKENNIKDVNHILVGQQFNIPTETVKIDTQASQAASQAADAVYHVQAGDTLNQIAAKFNTTADALRQLNQISGDLILVGQQLKVKGQVEAAQNTQADQAENGKVLADTVATEAPVVEKEAHVITINGNTYTVKAGDTLPAIAQAAGTSVESLRALNGLSSDFIYAGQVLVLYPEVEEAPAEEAPAAAYQTAPEDAEEIVIAQPAKEEVVAQPANQVAQEEVVAQPASHNQEQAQTEAQAAEAKAQEEAQAAEAQRQQEAQAAEAQRQQEAQAAEAQRQQEAQAAEAQRQQEAQQAEAQRQQEAAQAQQQQQQQAQQNKQGNQNVVATARQYTGVPYVWGGKTPNGFDCSGFTNYVYREATGQDIGGWTVPQESAGPTIAVSQAQAGDLYFWGNHGSSYHVALATDSQGGYIHAPAPGQTVTESNVQYFAPNFAVSMQAYQ from the coding sequence ATGACTAAATTGAAAACTATGGTAGGAACTTCATTAGCAACGACCACAGCTTTACTAGCTTTCGCACAGACCGCGTCTGCTGATGAATTATATAAAGTAAATGCCGGCGACACCTTGTCAGCTATTGCAAATAGCTTCGGAACAAGCGTTGACGCTATTGCTAAAGAAAACAATATTAAAGATGTTAACCATATCTTAGTGGGCCAACAATTCAATATCCCAACTGAAACGGTTAAAATCGACACTCAAGCTAGCCAAGCTGCTAGTCAAGCTGCAGATGCTGTTTACCACGTTCAAGCTGGTGACACTTTAAACCAAATCGCAGCTAAGTTCAATACAACGGCTGACGCTCTCCGTCAATTAAACCAAATCAGCGGGGACCTCATCTTAGTTGGTCAGCAATTAAAGGTTAAGGGTCAAGTTGAAGCGGCTCAAAATACCCAAGCTGATCAAGCAGAAAATGGTAAAGTACTTGCTGACACAGTAGCTACAGAAGCTCCTGTTGTTGAAAAAGAAGCTCATGTGATTACCATTAACGGCAATACCTATACTGTTAAGGCAGGGGATACCCTTCCAGCAATTGCTCAAGCTGCAGGAACTAGCGTTGAAAGCTTGCGTGCCTTGAATGGTTTATCTAGCGACTTTATTTACGCTGGCCAAGTTCTTGTACTTTATCCTGAAGTAGAAGAAGCTCCAGCAGAAGAAGCTCCAGCAGCTGCTTACCAAACTGCTCCAGAAGACGCTGAAGAAATTGTGATCGCTCAACCTGCTAAAGAAGAAGTTGTGGCTCAACCTGCTAATCAAGTAGCTCAAGAAGAAGTAGTTGCCCAACCAGCAAGCCATAACCAAGAACAGGCTCAAACTGAAGCTCAAGCAGCTGAAGCCAAGGCCCAAGAAGAAGCCCAAGCAGCCGAAGCTCAACGCCAACAAGAAGCTCAAGCAGCTGAAGCTCAGCGTCAACAAGAAGCTCAAGCAGCCGAAGCTCAGCGTCAACAAGAAGCTCAAGCAGCCGAAGCTCAACGTCAACAAGAGGCTCAACAAGCTGAAGCTCAACGTCAACAGGAAGCTGCTCAAGCTCAACAACAACAGCAACAACAAGCCCAACAAAATAAGCAAGGAAACCAAAATGTCGTAGCAACTGCTCGTCAATACACTGGTGTTCCTTATGTATGGGGCGGTAAGACACCTAACGGCTTTGACTGCTCAGGGTTCACTAACTATGTTTACCGTGAAGCAACTGGCCAAGACATCGGTGGCTGGACAGTTCCTCAAGAATCAGCTGGTCCAACTATCGCTGTTAGCCAAGCTCAAGCTGGCGACCTTTACTTCTGGGGGAACCATGGTTCTAGTTACCACGTAGCGCTTGCTACTGACAGCCAAGGGGGCTACATCCACGCACCTGCTCCAGGCCAAACTGTAACAGAATCTAACGTTCAATACTTTGCACCAAACTTCGCAGTAAGCATGCAAGCTTATCAATAA
- the yycF gene encoding response regulator YycF, producing MKKVLIVDDEKAISDIIKYNLEKEGYETYVASDGEMALDYFEEYEPDLILLDLMLPKKDGIEVCREIRKESQVPIIMLTAKSDEIDKVLGLEMGADDYVTKPFSNRELSARVKANLRRSAIAAEPEAKEEKTHNIEVGDLVIHEEAYMVSKNGEDIELTHREFELLHYLARHIGQVMTREHLLQTVWGYDYFGDVRTVDVTVRRLREKIETSPSHPEILMTRRGVGYFIQDLNQE from the coding sequence ATGAAAAAGGTGTTAATCGTTGATGATGAAAAAGCCATATCTGATATCATCAAATATAATTTAGAAAAAGAAGGCTATGAGACCTATGTCGCCTCAGATGGTGAGATGGCTTTGGATTACTTTGAAGAATATGAACCAGACTTGATCTTATTAGACCTCATGCTGCCTAAGAAAGATGGGATTGAGGTTTGCCGGGAAATTCGCAAGGAGAGCCAAGTCCCTATCATTATGCTGACGGCCAAGAGCGATGAAATTGACAAGGTGCTAGGGCTTGAGATGGGGGCGGATGACTATGTGACCAAACCCTTCTCCAACCGGGAGCTTTCTGCCCGTGTCAAGGCTAACCTACGTCGTTCAGCTATTGCAGCTGAACCGGAAGCTAAGGAGGAAAAGACCCACAATATTGAAGTAGGTGACTTGGTCATCCACGAAGAGGCCTATATGGTGTCTAAGAATGGGGAAGATATTGAGTTGACCCACCGTGAATTCGAACTTCTCCACTACTTAGCCCGCCATATTGGTCAAGTGATGACCCGGGAGCACCTCCTGCAAACTGTTTGGGGCTATGACTATTTCGGGGATGTGCGCACCGTGGATGTGACAGTCCGCCGACTCCGGGAAAAAATTGAAACGTCACCTTCCCATCCTGAAATTTTGATGACTAGACGGGGCGTCGGTTACTTCATCCAAGACCTCAACCAGGAGTAA
- the walK gene encoding cell wall metabolism sensor histidine kinase WalK, with amino-acid sequence MAKKGIPFYKSVLFKIPMIFILVVLLSLQIIGAYFIKQLESEMLASFDEQVSVQMSFLEESARPILDDDNLDNQEKADRLNTIFHRFNSNNILESQILDRNGFLVASSSPNSQAHLGQRVTREDIDQTLYNNTASSREIYDAEQNIRVKQYVAPILSSDSSGQLVGVLNLRVNIESVYRQIQNIIIIYLTSSAVSLLFTIVLAFLISTGITRPLKAMKDQAEKIADGDFNGQVQVYSDDEIGNLAESINYLSVRVKEAQESTESERQRLDSVLKHMTDGVMATDRRGRIILTNRKALDFISASEEEVMGHSIMEVLKLQDRYTFRELFDSNDEILIDMSTPDQESVIKGEYSIIQRDSGFISGLVWVLTDVTEREKIERDRRQFVSNVSHELRTPLTSVRSYSEALADGAIADQDLAVEFLGVIQNETDRMIRMIGDLLHLSNMDSGKEQLNFELVSFTALVSHVLDRFDMMMQSGQFGTDRSFTIVRELAGDDYFVEIDQDRMTQVIDNIINNAIKYSPDGGTITVRLMSTHNEVTLSVQDQGLGVPQKSIPHLFDRFYRVDKARSRAQGGTGLGLAIAKEVIEMHHGRIWVNSIENKGSTLFVSLPYVEFYGEDEWGE; translated from the coding sequence ATGGCGAAGAAAGGCATCCCATTTTATAAATCGGTCCTCTTTAAGATTCCGATGATCTTTATCCTTGTGGTGCTCCTCTCGCTCCAAATTATTGGGGCTTATTTTATCAAGCAGCTCGAATCTGAAATGCTAGCTTCTTTTGATGAGCAGGTTAGTGTGCAGATGAGCTTCTTGGAGGAAAGTGCCCGGCCCATATTGGATGATGACAACTTGGATAACCAGGAGAAGGCGGACCGTCTAAATACGATCTTTCACCGCTTCAATTCTAATAATATCTTGGAGTCTCAGATTTTGGACCGCAATGGCTTTTTGGTGGCGAGCTCCAGCCCCAACAGCCAGGCACACTTGGGTCAACGGGTGACCAGGGAGGATATCGACCAGACCCTCTACAATAATACCGCTTCTTCGCGTGAAATTTATGATGCCGAGCAGAATATCCGGGTCAAACAGTATGTGGCGCCTATCCTATCTTCGGATTCTTCGGGACAATTGGTCGGCGTATTAAATCTGCGGGTCAATATTGAGAGCGTTTACCGGCAGATTCAAAACATTATTATCATCTATTTGACCTCATCGGCTGTTTCCCTCTTATTTACTATCGTCTTGGCCTTCTTGATTTCAACCGGGATTACCCGCCCGCTCAAGGCCATGAAGGACCAAGCCGAGAAAATTGCGGATGGGGACTTCAATGGACAAGTTCAGGTTTACAGTGACGATGAAATCGGTAACCTGGCGGAATCTATCAACTACCTGTCTGTTCGCGTCAAGGAAGCTCAAGAGTCCACTGAGTCGGAGCGTCAGCGTCTGGATTCGGTGCTCAAGCACATGACCGATGGGGTAATGGCAACGGACCGGCGGGGGCGGATTATCCTCACCAACCGTAAGGCCCTGGACTTTATCTCAGCCTCAGAAGAGGAAGTGATGGGTCACTCCATTATGGAAGTCCTCAAATTACAGGACCGCTATACTTTCCGTGAGCTCTTTGATAGTAATGACGAGATTCTAATCGACATGTCCACCCCTGACCAAGAATCGGTGATCAAGGGTGAGTATTCGATCATCCAGCGGGACAGTGGCTTTATCTCTGGCCTAGTCTGGGTTTTGACAGATGTTACCGAACGGGAAAAGATTGAGCGCGACCGCCGGCAATTTGTTTCCAATGTTTCCCATGAATTGAGGACACCATTGACCAGTGTGCGGTCTTATAGTGAAGCATTGGCAGATGGGGCGATAGCTGACCAAGACCTGGCGGTAGAATTTCTGGGCGTTATCCAAAACGAAACCGACCGGATGATCCGGATGATTGGCGACCTCCTCCACCTATCTAATATGGATTCGGGTAAGGAGCAATTGAACTTTGAACTGGTTTCCTTTACGGCCCTGGTCTCCCATGTCCTCGACCGTTTCGATATGATGATGCAGTCTGGGCAATTTGGGACTGACCGTTCCTTTACCATTGTCCGTGAATTGGCAGGGGATGATTACTTTGTCGAGATTGACCAGGACCGAATGACCCAGGTCATTGATAATATTATTAATAATGCCATTAAGTATTCACCGGATGGCGGAACGATTACGGTTCGGCTGATGTCGACCCACAATGAAGTCACCCTCAGTGTCCAGGACCAAGGATTGGGCGTGCCACAGAAGAGCATTCCTCATCTTTTTGACCGCTTCTACCGGGTAGATAAGGCCAGGTCCAGGGCCCAAGGTGGGACTGGTCTGGGCTTAGCCATCGCCAAGGAAGTGATTGAGATGCACCATGGCCGCATTTGGGTCAACAGTATTGAGAATAAGGGGTCGACCCTCTTTGTCAGTCTCCCTTATGTTGAATTCTATGGAGAGGATGAGTGGGGCGAATGA